The nucleotide window TTTATCAAAGAGCTTTGCCGCAACAAGAAGTTCGCCAGGGCCACCCATAACAGCTGGGCGTTTATCCACGAAGGTACTCCGGTCAAGAATGATGACGGCGAGGCCGGGGCCGGGCTGGTGATCGTGCGTATGCTGGAGCGGGAGAAGCTTGAAAACCATATTGTGGTGGTCACCCGCTGGTACGGCGGCAAGCATCTGGGCGGCGACCGCTTCCGCCATGTCCAGGACGCGGTGCGTTATTACCTGGATCATTCTTCCCAAAAGCATGATCCAGAGGATGGATCTTCGTAAAGGGCATTGATGTCTGAGGGGTGTGATGCAACAGCCTAGGCGAACAATGGTTCATACCGAAATTCAGAAACCTCTTGAAACCA belongs to Emcibacter sp. and includes:
- a CDS encoding YigZ family protein, whose product is MQIFNGIISDRGSRYAVSGGACASPEEARVFIKELCRNKKFARATHNSWAFIHEGTPVKNDDGEAGAGLVIVRMLEREKLENHIVVVTRWYGGKHLGGDRFRHVQDAVRYYLDHSSQKHDPEDGSS